A stretch of DNA from Methylosinus sp. LW4:
AAGCTCGGCGTCGGCTACACCTATCGCGGCTCGATGTGGCTCAATGACAGGGGGCTCTATGGCGCTTTTCACCCTCAACTTTCATCCTATGGACTCGTCGATCTGATGGCGTCCTACACATTCGATCTCGACGGAGTGAGGACGACGGCGCAGATCAACGCCAAGAACATCTTCGATCGCAACTATTATACAGCCGGCTCCGTGATCGCGAAGCCGAGCCCGGTGTACAGCCCGGCCCTCGCCTTTATCGACCCCGGCTCGCCCTTCAACATCACAGGCTCTCTGAGATTCGATTTCTGACGGGCGCCGTCCCGCCATTGCGCGCGAAGCGGCCCGATCCGGCCGGAGCCGGCCTGCTTTGTCGCTACGATCATGACAATGACGTTCCTGTCGAAGTGAAAAAGGACCCACGATCATGATCCGAGGCGTTTTGGTCTTCCTGCATCGATGGGTCGGACTGCTGATGACCGTGTTCCTCGTCATCGTTGGTCTGACTGGCAGCCTGCTCGCCTTCTATGACGATCTGGAGCATGTTTTCGCGCCGCAGCTCTTCGCCAAACCGCGTCCGGGCGAAGCGCAGCTCGATATGGCGACGCTCGCCGAGCGGGCGGCGACGCTCGTCCCGCCTCACGCGCGCGTCATATCCGTGGATCTGGGCGCTCGCGCCGCCCACGGAAGACAGCCTCTAGATCAGGCGACGATCCGCTACCGTGCGGAAACGAACCCGGAGACGGGTAAGCCTTACGAGCTGAGCCAGCCCTACGAGAACGGCTGGGGACAGTTCTATGTCGATCCCTGGACCGGCGCCGCGCTAGCGCGGCCCATGAGCTCAGATCTCTCCGAGGGATTGATCAACCTCATGCCATTCATCTACCGTCTGCACGATGCCCTCGCCTTGGGATCCACCGGCGCGACGATCCTCGGCGTCGTCGCGGTCGCCTGGACGATCGATTGCTTCGTCGGGTTCTATCTCACGCTGCCCGTCTCGCCCGCCGGCTTCTGGCGCAAGTGGAAGCCGGCTTGGCTCATCAAGCGCAAAGGCGGATTCTATCGGCTCAATTTCGATCTGCACCGCGCCAGCGGACTATGGCTGTGGCCTATCCTGTTCATCTTCGCTTGGTCGAGCGTCGGGTTCAACATGAGTTCCGTCTATCGAATGGTGATGACGCCGCTGTTCGAGCATGGCTCCCACGCCGGTGTGAAGATGACGGAACACATGAAGCTGCCGGTCAAGGAACGCCCCGCTCTCGACTGGCGTGCGGCGCAGGCCGTCGGCGCGAAGCTGATCGAGCAACAGGGCGCCACGCAAGGCTTCATAGTCGGCGAAGCGTGGGGGCTGAGCTATTTGGACAAAGGCGGCTCCTACCATTACATGGTCCACAGCGGCGACGCCTTCTTCTCGCCGCATAGCGCGGCGTCAGTCGATTTCGACGCCGACACAGGCGAGCTCCTGAACGTCAGATCGCCCGCGGCGGCCGCGCCTTTGGGCAATGAGATCAGAAGCTGGCTTTTCGCGCTGCATATGGCGCATGTCTTCGGCATGCCCTTCCGCATACTGGTCTGCGCGCTCGGCCTCGTCATCACCATTCTGTCGGCGACGGGCGTCTACATCTGGTGGAAAAAGCGCAACGCCCGCATCGCGCAAATGCTGCGCGCGCGGACCGGCGCCACGAGGCCGAGACCGCTCGAGGCCGCCTGAACGACGATTTGAGAAGCTGGAGGCCATTGTCATGATCCGCAATATCTTCGTCGTCCTGCATCGTTGGATCGGCTTGGCGATGGCGGTCTTCCTCGTCATCGT
This window harbors:
- a CDS encoding PepSY-associated TM helix domain-containing protein, which codes for MIRGVLVFLHRWVGLLMTVFLVIVGLTGSLLAFYDDLEHVFAPQLFAKPRPGEAQLDMATLAERAATLVPPHARVISVDLGARAAHGRQPLDQATIRYRAETNPETGKPYELSQPYENGWGQFYVDPWTGAALARPMSSDLSEGLINLMPFIYRLHDALALGSTGATILGVVAVAWTIDCFVGFYLTLPVSPAGFWRKWKPAWLIKRKGGFYRLNFDLHRASGLWLWPILFIFAWSSVGFNMSSVYRMVMTPLFEHGSHAGVKMTEHMKLPVKERPALDWRAAQAVGAKLIEQQGATQGFIVGEAWGLSYLDKGGSYHYMVHSGDAFFSPHSAASVDFDADTGELLNVRSPAAAAPLGNEIRSWLFALHMAHVFGMPFRILVCALGLVITILSATGVYIWWKKRNARIAQMLRARTGATRPRPLEAA